ctcccccctcctttcgtctctcgctccctctctccactgctcACACGCATCTAGTGCCTGGGCCACCGCTTACATAACCCCAATTTGGTGGGTGCTACAAACAAGGTGCAATGAGGCGTTGGGCTTGTATCGCGCCAGCGTCAAGGTCAGAGGCCAGCAGTCTGACCTttcactccatctctttcttttttactctctctgtccatcaaaCACACCCGCTAATGAGTGAGCAGGAACGAGCAGACACTGAATGTCCTGACCGTGTCCTCGCTGCCATCCTCTTTGTGCCAGAGTGCTGACTATGGACAGGCCGGCTATTGTCTTGTACAAGCCATAGGCTGTAACTGTAAACGGTCTCTCGGCCTGTGGGGATCTTACCACTTAATGTATAAGCCGTCCACAGCTGTTCTGCCACCCACACCACCTCTTAGAGTTATTTTAGCTGGCTGGGCAGAGTGAGCCTCATTTAGTTGACCGTAACCTGGGTCAAGGCCATCTTAAAAAGACCCACTGCCCTTCAATTGCATAGTATGTCAACTCTACACTCAAAGCAAATTAAGAAGTCCTGCATCTTCTGTAGAATCTATGCCAACACACATACTTAGACACACGTATGaacacaaaaacactcacacacatgctaaacttaaaaaataaacattttatacACATTTTTCCTTAATGAGTGGCAGTAAAAGAGCTGCCCAAGGATAAGTGACctgcattttttatttttttttaaactgtgctAAATTAGATCTGTTGCTGTTCTGTGCCTCTCCAACGGGAGGCATGCCCTCCTACAGGGTGGAGGACAATGGAACATAGCTGGCATTCCAGAACAATCCTCTGGTTCTGAGCTGGCCTGCTCTGTTGTTTTGAATTCCCATctttaaagagagagggagaaaagctCTAAGGCCTGTCTAGCGTGATAAGAGAATTCCGAGTAAAATGTAAGAAGAAAGCCTTTATTTTCACAGGCTGGTGAAGCCGgctaaaacaaactaatttaggACAAACAAAGCTGAAGCCTTTCCAAAAGGAAAACATTTCAGATGAGATGAGACATGGTCCTGAACTAACGAGTGGCTTAAGTGCTAATCCGTTGGTCATATCTGCATTCCTGGTGGCATTTAAGCATGTGGTGGGATTTGGAGACCCTGTCGACTGAAGTTTCGTATTGATTTTACCTTGCAGAATGGGATAGTGCATCGTGACCTGAAGCTTGAGAACATTCTCCTGGATGGTGACTGCAACATTAAGGTAAGACGAGAGAGAGGCTGAACTCTAACACCTTCCTGAGATTTGCCTATTCTGTTGCACCTTCTGAGCTCTTGAGACATCTTCTGGACTCTTCCTACAGCTCAATATagtcatgggtttcatcaggtccctttccacaggtgtataaaatcaagcaccttaattatcaatgcagactgcatggtgcttgattaatacacctgtggaaagggacctgatgaaacccatgaatagttTTGGTCCCTCCAGACCCTTTTCATGAGTAGTTTTGCCTTTTATTGCTTATTTGTATGTTTCTTAGCTCTTGCTTTCAATTCCAATcatttatttactgtattaatcatttactttattgatcccaataAAATcccatgcactgtaaaaatagCTTTCACATACATGTTTTTATCTTTGCTCCTCTGACAGAAACCTATACCCCATTGTAAAACAAATACCTACAAACAGTTTATTGACTTGAGGAATTTTTAATGCTCTCACTTTATCATACTGGTCACAGTTTGAAAGTGCATATGACGTTGTTTCCCACAGATAGCAGATTTCGGGTTGTCTAACCTGTACCATGGAGACGAATACCTGCAGACGTTCTGTGGAAGCCCTTTGTATGCCTCCCCAGAAATTGTGAATGGCCGGCCTTACAAGGGCCCTGAGGTGGACAGTTGGTCACTGGGCGTCCTGCTCTACACGCTGGTACACGGGGCCATGCCATTCGATGGGCACGATCACCGCAGCCTGGTGCAGCAGATCAGCACTGGGGAGTACCGCAAGCCCACCAAGCCATCCGGTGAGTAGCAGTACCATTATTTAGCCCTTGTGGTGTCCGTTGTTGTTTTGCAGCTTTGGAAAGAGCTGTCCCATTTAGAGTTAGGATGACTGCAACCTGCTGGAACTTAAAGAAGTCACTGATGGATAGATTTCTATAAGGTTTGTTTAGACATTCATTATGTGATAATGGAGAAGAGGAATGTATTCAGTAAGCCTGAGTGTCAAGAGGGTAACAGACTTGCCCTTAGGGGAATTGGGATACTATTTCTTTAGAGTCCTGAAGAAAACAGAGGTGTCTGGATCCCCATTGTCAAAAGTGCTATTGTATTGTAATTCTGAATTGAGTGGAATTGTATTACAGTCCTATTGACCACAGACGTGAATGCTTTGTGTGTCCAGATGCCTGTGGTCTGATCCGCTGGATGCTGATGGTAAACCCAGAGCGCAGGGCCACACTGGAGGAAATCGCTCGCCACTGGTGGCTCAACTGGGGCTACCAGCGGCCCCTGCTGGTCGAGAGCGAGACAGCAGCCAGCAGCACCGCTGGCTCCACCAGCACAGCCCCTGGTGCTGGGGCTACCATGGTAGCGACACCGCAGATTCAACCCGCGGGGACCACTCGAATTGCCGATTGGCTACGACGCACCTCACGGCCTTTGCTGGAGAGCAGCTCCAAGGTGCGCTGCTTGCTGCGGTcccatggtggtggtggaggaggaggaggaggaggaggcgggggTGGTGAGATGGTGCGCCAGCGATCTATACGGAGATCTCGCAAGGAGAACAACGTCTCCCAGAGCATGCAAGACGGACAGGCGGCCCGCCCCCACAAGGGCATCCTGAAAAAGCGAGGCAGCCTGAAGCAGAAGCCCCCCAACGACGCCCAGCCCTCTGCCCCGGAGGAGCACCGTCCAtccgccaccaccaccccttTCAGCTTTTCCACCTCCAATGCTCCCCCTGCACCCGCCAACGAGCCGCTTCCACGCAAGGGTATCCTGAAGAAGCCCTTGGAGAGGGAGTCGGGCTAttactcttcttcctcctcctcgccggAGAGCAGCGATTCGGCCCAGACACCTCAGCCCCCGCTCTGCCCCTCTGACCCGCCGCGCCGCAAGGGCATCCTGAAGCGCAACGGCAAGTTCTCGCCAGGCGGGCTGCAGGAGTTCGGCTCACTGGACCAGCTAGCCGCATCCTTGCCACAAGGGGTCGCCAGAGTGCGCCCCAGCGGGGCTGTGAGCGAGGACAGCATCCTCTCATCCGAATCCTTCGACCGGCTGGACTTGCCCGACCGCGAGACGCCCACCGCGCCCATGGAGAAACCGACGGCGGCCGCCCGCAGCATGAGGGGCTGCGTGTCTGCAGACAACCTGCTGGAGCTCCGGGAGGACTGTGGCATGAAGGGACCAGGCCACAGGCGCCTACACAGCCCTATGGACATGGCCTGCTATCAGGCCCCCGGTGTGGCTGACAGCGCATTCTCCATCTCGGACTGTCAGAATGTGACTGCAGCCTACAGGCAGGCAGTAGGCACCGCCACTGCAGCTAGCTGAGGCTAACCAGGGGAGCCACGGGCGTGGTTGATTTTTACATTTCAGTGAATGTCAAGCAGGGCATTGGTGAACTGGTGAGGTAAAACCCTGTGGTTTTAGGGAACTTGTCAAAGAGTGACTACTGGCTAGTGCAGGTCAGGGTTCATGAGAATGTGTGAGACTGATGAGCGAGAAGGTGAAAATGTGTAAAGACCAGTACATATCAACATGGTGAGACTGGCCAGTCACTGTAAAGAATGTTTGGTTTGTGTTTTCTTACTAACCAAATGAAGACCTGCATAAGTAGTGTTAAATGTCAGGGAATGGGAGACTCTTAGGATAAACTAGTcttttatatacattttaattTGTAAGGGACTGGGGAAAAAAGTCACAAACTGCATACTATGTGTGTTTAAAGAGAAATCAGGTAAGTTTTAAAATGTCATCTCTGAAAAAAACTCATTGTGTACTagttttatttcacatttcCAGATAACATTATTTTTGATTTAGTTTAGCTTTTTTCATTTGTTGTATACAAATTAAAATTGTACATCATTGCCAAAGATTGAGTTTGTTGAAAACTAAGACTGATACTGGTGAACAGTACTAAAGGGCCAGTGTTTCTACTGAAATTAaacctttggtttacaaactgcCAATTCAGCAGGAGCCGTTCCAGAGAAAGTGGCAGGTTTCTGTAATGTCATTAATCGATGACTGAGTCAGAAGATCACCATTGTAAATCATTTGTTATGATAAGGGGCAACTGGTTTCTGTAGAACAAGAAGGTGAGCTTTGGTCTTGCTTGTTTGCGTTACCAGTGTGTTAATATTTCACTTTTACAGCCGGCTCCTAAAAGGTCTAGACTGATCAGATCTTCAACTGGAATTTGCATTGCTTTATGGTGAAGGGCAGAGTGTTTCTTTTTCCATGATGGCAGATGGGCAGTGAGGGATTTTATGACCAGCTCATGAGAGTAAGAATAATAATCAGAGTGATAAGTTCAGCTGCTGtttttatttgaactcattgtgGAGAGGGGGCACCTTGACTTTACAGCTGAAGTTCAATTCCATGTTGGTTGCATCCTGAATGAGTTTTAGAGTTATTACCCACTGCATTTGAACACGTCAACTACTCTGGCCTTTTGTATAAAAGTTACTTCCACCAGTGTTACTTTTTTTGTTGCATTAAATGTCTCTTTACTATGTTTTGACATTTCCACACAGAATGTTATGAGTTGTCATGGTATAagaggttgtgtttgaaaatacttttcattttttcccaAAGGACTTAATTTATATTTTGTACCAACATGTGTGCCATCAGTGACTTGAATgtgtcaataaaaaaaaacatgattcaACAAAAGTTTGATCAGCTTCTTTTGTATCCTAGTTTACAGTGCTAATGGAACTCACCAGACTTATCTTTTCCTTATCCAGATTTTGGTGATATGCCATATCAAATTCAGGCCGCACACCACTGACCACATTTAATAAGTGCTATTAAAAAAAGCTGACATTTACTATGATTACCTTACCTATGTAAGCTATTCTGTGAGGATAATGTGTAAGTCTTCTCATGAGGTTAAGTTACTGTTTGTATTCTAGATTCCTCCTAGTtcatataaaaatgaaaacaggCATGTCTCAGAAAAAGAAGTACGGTGATTTTATGGCTGTTTAttttacttgaatttcccctggggatcaataaagtatctatctatctatttatctacttTCATCTTGCGCATGAAAAAAACTGCCAACCTGGTTTCTGCTTCAGTTGGCATTACTTTTAATGAATCTCAAACAAATCAGCCATCAGCTCTATGACAAGAGCCCAAGACAGAACTCTAAAAGTTACAGAACACACCTTTATCCCAAAGGAAGCGATTCAAACAGGAAATTCATTTGGATACATTTTATTACATATATATAATGACAGACCAAACATAGAAGAGCAGCATTTCAGAAAGAATTCATGTACTTTTGAAAGATCAAATGTTTACCAAGAGCACAGGCTGAAACACAATACAAATATTTGCCTTCAGTGAAGACCATCTGCTACAGAGAACATGTTCACACGGATCACACTTCCCAGACATGTTTTCTAATGTGCATACAGTAATGTGCAGCCATTGAAGAACAACTATCTAATGTGAAGCTACAAAGAAGTGAACTGGTACACATAAAAAGTAAAACCTGTTGGTAAAACTATAGTAAACTAAAATCACAAACTGATTTAAAGTTATCTAAAGGAACAGGAAATTAACTCCTCAATGTCTCAATTCTTATTCATAGGCTCctgcttttgtactgtttttcaTAAATATCTCATAGTTATTAGTCCCTCCACTGTGTGCAACTCCACTTACTATGGCTGACAAACACG
Above is a genomic segment from Alosa sapidissima isolate fAloSap1 chromosome 4, fAloSap1.pri, whole genome shotgun sequence containing:
- the nuak2 gene encoding NUAK family SNF1-like kinase 2 — encoded protein: MDSSKIHHGGRLPTLNDYLAGLPVENAISGGNSVRQAPVKRQAVKRHHHKHNLKHRYEFLETLGKGTYGKVKKAIERSGRLVAIKSIRKDKIKDEQDLVHIRREIEIMSSLNHPHIITIYEVFENKDKIVIVMEYASRGDLYDYLSQRQKIGEGEARHLFRQIVSAVHYCHRNGIVHRDLKLENILLDGDCNIKIADFGLSNLYHGDEYLQTFCGSPLYASPEIVNGRPYKGPEVDSWSLGVLLYTLVHGAMPFDGHDHRSLVQQISTGEYRKPTKPSDACGLIRWMLMVNPERRATLEEIARHWWLNWGYQRPLLVESETAASSTAGSTSTAPGAGATMVATPQIQPAGTTRIADWLRRTSRPLLESSSKVRCLLRSHGGGGGGGGGGGGGGEMVRQRSIRRSRKENNVSQSMQDGQAARPHKGILKKRGSLKQKPPNDAQPSAPEEHRPSATTTPFSFSTSNAPPAPANEPLPRKGILKKPLERESGYYSSSSSSPESSDSAQTPQPPLCPSDPPRRKGILKRNGKFSPGGLQEFGSLDQLAASLPQGVARVRPSGAVSEDSILSSESFDRLDLPDRETPTAPMEKPTAAARSMRGCVSADNLLELREDCGMKGPGHRRLHSPMDMACYQAPGVADSAFSISDCQNVTAAYRQAVGTATAAS